A genomic window from Chlorobium phaeobacteroides DSM 266 includes:
- a CDS encoding adenosine deaminase codes for MKTLAGFIAGIPKAELHLHIEGTLEPEMMLALGERNGVPLPYPDADAAKSAYHFSDLQSFLDIYYRATAVLVTEQDFYDLTIAYLQKAVSRKVCHAEIFFDPQSHIARGVPFETVVGGIGQALSDANGGLGISTKLIMCILRHLSEEDGNAVLEQAVRWKRWISGIGLDSSEKGNPPGKFRELFAKARHYGFFTVAHAGEEGNASSISEALDALHVIRIDHGVHCMEDPVLVERLRLDRIPLTICPLSNVRLNVFGSMREHNLKTMLDAGLCVTINSDDPAYFGGYVNENYLAAAEALNLDRNDIIRLARNSFEASVLSNVQKKLYLQKLDHYVDSFIQ; via the coding sequence ATGAAAACACTTGCAGGGTTTATTGCCGGCATCCCGAAAGCCGAACTGCATCTGCATATCGAAGGAACGCTTGAACCGGAGATGATGCTTGCCCTTGGCGAGCGTAACGGCGTTCCGCTTCCCTATCCTGACGCTGATGCTGCAAAGAGTGCATACCACTTCAGCGATCTGCAATCGTTTCTCGATATCTACTACCGGGCAACGGCTGTCCTTGTTACCGAACAGGATTTTTACGATCTGACCATTGCCTACCTGCAGAAAGCCGTTTCCCGGAAGGTCTGCCATGCGGAGATCTTTTTTGATCCGCAATCGCATATCGCAAGGGGAGTTCCTTTTGAAACGGTTGTTGGCGGAATCGGTCAGGCGCTTTCCGACGCAAACGGCGGACTTGGTATTTCAACAAAACTGATCATGTGCATTCTGCGACACCTCAGCGAAGAGGATGGCAACGCTGTACTTGAACAGGCGGTTCGATGGAAGCGATGGATCAGCGGCATCGGACTTGACTCCTCGGAGAAAGGCAATCCTCCGGGAAAATTCCGCGAGCTTTTTGCCAAGGCTCGCCACTACGGGTTTTTCACGGTTGCCCATGCCGGCGAGGAGGGCAATGCCTCTTCTATCAGCGAAGCGCTCGACGCTCTTCATGTCATCCGGATTGACCATGGCGTACACTGTATGGAAGACCCTGTTCTGGTTGAAAGGCTGCGCCTTGACCGGATTCCCCTGACGATATGCCCCCTCTCGAACGTCAGGCTCAACGTATTCGGCTCAATGCGGGAGCACAACCTGAAAACCATGCTTGACGCGGGTCTCTGTGTCACCATCAACTCCGATGACCCGGCTTATTTCGGCGGTTATGTGAATGAAAACTATCTGGCCGCGGCAGAAGCGCTCAATCTTGACCGTAACGATATTATCCGGCTTGCCAGAAATTCATTTGAAGCCTCTGTATTAAGCAATGTCCAGAAAAAACTCTACCTACAGAAACTGGATCATTACGTAGACTCGTTTATTCAGTAA
- the hpt gene encoding hypoxanthine phosphoribosyltransferase gives MNPNYNAVTEFISAERLHNRICELGCDISRDYAGIPTPLVIIGVLKGAFVVFADLVRAITIPCTIDFLHASSYGSKTVSSGTVTIRHKLSSIQNRHVLLVEDIIDSGLTMQRITDDLQQMHPASMKIFTLLDKPESRKHPVAIAYTGFVVPDKFIVGYGIDFNEQYRELPAIGIINP, from the coding sequence ATGAACCCGAATTACAACGCCGTTACCGAGTTTATTTCGGCTGAACGTCTCCACAACCGCATCTGCGAACTGGGATGCGATATATCGAGGGATTATGCGGGAATTCCGACGCCGCTCGTAATAATCGGCGTGCTGAAAGGGGCATTCGTCGTCTTCGCCGATCTCGTCAGGGCAATAACCATTCCATGTACGATTGACTTTCTTCATGCATCAAGCTATGGTTCGAAAACGGTCTCTTCAGGAACCGTCACCATCCGGCACAAACTCTCCTCCATTCAAAATCGACATGTTCTGCTTGTCGAAGACATTATCGACAGCGGACTTACGATGCAGCGCATAACCGATGATCTTCAGCAAATGCATCCTGCGTCCATGAAGATTTTCACACTGCTCGACAAACCGGAAAGCCGTAAACACCCCGTTGCTATTGCCTACACCGGGTTTGTTGTCCCCGACAAATTCATTGTCGGCTACGGGATCGACTTTAATGAACAGTACCGGGAACTCCCCGCTATCGGCATTATCAACCCGTGA
- a CDS encoding homocitrate synthase/isopropylmalate synthase family protein, which produces MILEKNTPSGNGIRPWIIDTTLRDGEQAPGVVFTAGEKYRIAQLLAEIGVNELEIGYPAISSEERENIRTIAALHLPVRLTSWARASWDDIEHARSCETEAVHISFPVSPLYLQLMQKDYLWVQRQLQELVPKAKKYFNIVSVGAQDATRTPYELLKTFVLDAEACGADRIRIADTVGIATPISVLDLVGRLQSVSPTALEFHAHNDLGMATANAFTALEAGCSAVSVSVTGLGERAGNAALEELAVALLLNNQFQCKIDTTKLAMLCKTVSKASGRPIQDQKPVIGKSVFQHESGIHCAALLKNPLSYQPFLPSEVGRKPHELVIGKHSGSAALKHFYHTRGISLTRDEASRILSLVRRSADEKKRALTAHELDEIYAIRSQKG; this is translated from the coding sequence ATGATACTTGAAAAGAATACGCCTTCGGGCAATGGCATAAGGCCCTGGATTATCGACACAACCCTGAGAGATGGCGAACAGGCTCCGGGAGTTGTATTTACTGCTGGCGAAAAATACAGAATCGCTCAACTGCTTGCAGAAATTGGCGTCAACGAGCTTGAAATCGGGTATCCGGCAATCAGCAGCGAGGAACGAGAGAACATCAGAACCATTGCCGCGCTTCATCTGCCGGTGCGCCTGACCAGTTGGGCAAGAGCGTCATGGGACGATATCGAACATGCCAGGAGCTGCGAAACCGAGGCGGTGCACATCAGTTTTCCGGTCTCGCCACTCTACCTGCAACTGATGCAGAAGGATTACCTGTGGGTGCAGCGCCAGCTCCAGGAACTGGTGCCGAAAGCAAAAAAATATTTCAACATTGTCAGTGTCGGGGCTCAGGATGCAACAAGAACGCCGTATGAACTTCTGAAAACCTTTGTTCTCGATGCTGAAGCGTGCGGAGCCGACAGGATTCGCATAGCCGATACCGTTGGCATAGCGACTCCCATATCGGTACTCGATCTGGTGGGACGTCTTCAGTCCGTAAGCCCGACAGCCCTCGAATTTCATGCGCACAACGATCTCGGCATGGCAACGGCCAATGCGTTCACCGCTCTTGAGGCCGGCTGCTCCGCTGTGAGCGTTTCGGTAACGGGACTTGGCGAACGGGCGGGTAACGCCGCTCTTGAAGAACTTGCCGTCGCTCTTTTGCTCAACAATCAATTCCAATGCAAGATCGACACCACAAAGCTTGCTATGCTCTGTAAAACCGTCAGCAAAGCATCCGGAAGACCAATCCAGGATCAGAAACCGGTTATCGGCAAATCGGTATTCCAGCACGAATCAGGCATTCATTGCGCAGCATTGTTAAAAAATCCGCTCTCCTACCAACCATTTCTTCCATCTGAAGTCGGAAGAAAACCTCATGAGCTGGTAATCGGCAAGCATTCCGGCAGTGCGGCGCTCAAACATTTTTACCATACAAGAGGAATCAGCCTGACAAGAGATGAAGCCAGCCGGATCCTGAGTCTGGTCCGCAGAAGCGCTGATGAAAAGAAAAGAGCACTGACAGCCCATGAACTTGATGAGATCTACGCAATACGCAGCCAAAAAGGATAA
- a CDS encoding sigma-54-dependent Fis family transcriptional regulator: protein MLIPQQKELNSISLLAEVSRTVTNENDISKVLRIVLFIMSEHLDMLRGMITILNRETGEITTNESFGLTEEEMERGRYRIGEGIIGQVVKTGKPFIVPNIGDEPLFLDRTRSRQKTKKENLCFICIPIRSGAEIIGTLSADRQLEPSLLKESGKRMKAEDERMDLLQHYVDLLSIIASMISQAVRLKQIAHEATAGIAVVEHKPQQEKKAGFMLGSKDAGEESIAESERPANIIGNSKPMLSLFRMIDKISKTNATTLVLGESGVGKELVASAIHFKSRREGNPFIKFNCAALPESIVESELFGHEKGSFTGASATRKGRFELAHTGTIFLDEVGELSLPIQAKLLRIIQEKEFERVGGSKTIKVDVRVIAATNRNLETLIREGLFREDLFYRLNIFPITVPPLRERKTDILLLADYFVEKYNVTNQKGIRRISTTAIDMLMRYHWPGNVRELENCIERAVILSEDNVIHGYHLPPSLQTAESSGTPYTGSMMQKLDTIEKEMIIEALKRTKGNMSRAAAQLGLSDRIMGLRVKKFDIDYRIFRP, encoded by the coding sequence ATGCTCATACCACAGCAAAAAGAACTGAACAGCATAAGCCTGCTGGCTGAAGTCAGCAGAACGGTAACCAACGAAAACGATATCAGTAAAGTACTGCGGATCGTTCTGTTCATCATGTCGGAACACCTCGATATGCTCAGGGGCATGATCACCATTCTCAATCGAGAAACAGGAGAAATAACCACCAACGAATCGTTCGGCTTGACCGAAGAAGAGATGGAGCGAGGCAGATACCGGATTGGCGAAGGAATTATCGGGCAGGTGGTAAAAACAGGAAAACCTTTCATTGTACCCAACATCGGTGATGAGCCGCTTTTTCTCGACCGTACCCGTTCACGACAGAAAACAAAAAAAGAGAACCTCTGCTTTATCTGCATTCCCATCAGATCAGGAGCTGAAATAATCGGCACCCTCAGTGCTGACCGGCAGCTTGAGCCCTCACTGTTGAAGGAATCGGGAAAAAGAATGAAAGCCGAGGATGAACGAATGGATCTTTTGCAGCACTATGTCGATCTTCTCTCCATTATCGCATCGATGATATCGCAGGCCGTCAGACTCAAACAGATAGCCCATGAAGCAACGGCAGGCATTGCAGTAGTGGAACACAAACCTCAGCAGGAAAAGAAAGCGGGATTTATGCTCGGCAGCAAGGATGCCGGAGAGGAGAGCATTGCTGAAAGCGAACGTCCGGCAAACATAATCGGCAACTCGAAACCGATGTTATCGCTTTTCAGGATGATCGACAAAATCTCAAAAACAAATGCCACAACGCTTGTGCTTGGAGAGAGCGGGGTTGGCAAAGAGCTTGTCGCCAGCGCCATCCACTTTAAAAGCCGCAGGGAAGGAAATCCATTTATCAAGTTCAACTGTGCAGCTCTGCCTGAAAGCATTGTTGAAAGCGAGCTTTTCGGTCATGAAAAAGGTTCGTTTACTGGCGCTTCAGCCACCCGAAAAGGTCGTTTCGAACTTGCGCATACCGGCACGATCTTTCTGGATGAAGTCGGCGAACTCAGCCTGCCCATCCAGGCTAAACTGCTTCGAATCATTCAGGAAAAAGAGTTTGAACGGGTTGGTGGTTCAAAAACCATCAAGGTTGATGTCCGTGTGATTGCCGCTACAAACAGAAACCTTGAAACGCTTATTCGCGAAGGGCTTTTCAGGGAGGATCTCTTCTACCGACTCAATATCTTTCCGATAACCGTGCCGCCTCTGAGAGAACGAAAAACGGACATTCTTCTCCTTGCCGACTATTTTGTTGAAAAATACAATGTAACCAACCAGAAAGGAATCCGCAGAATTTCGACAACGGCTATTGACATGCTGATGCGCTATCACTGGCCGGGCAACGTCCGGGAACTGGAAAACTGCATCGAGCGGGCCGTGATTCTCAGCGAAGACAACGTTATACACGGCTACCACCTGCCTCCGAGCCTGCAAACCGCAGAGTCAAGCGGCACTCCCTATACTGGCTCGATGATGCAGAAACTCGATACCATTGAGAAGGAAATGATCATCGAAGCTTTGAAACGGACTAAAGGAAACATGTCGCGCGCAGCGGCACAACTTGGCCTTTCAGACCGGATCATGGGACTACGGGTAAAAAAGTTCGATATCGATTACCGGATATTCCGACCCTGA
- a CDS encoding aldo/keto reductase has translation MLKRRLGNTDMEITLLGFGSWAIGGGNWAYGWGAQNDQDAVEAIVRAVDLGMNWIDTAAVYGLGHAEELVGRAVASMQEKPFIFTKCALVWDETRSVSSSLKAGSVRRECEASLQRLQVNAIDLYQMHWPDPDEDIEEGWLEMAKLQSEGLVRHIGVSNFTVAQMQRALAIAPIASLQPPYSMLRRAIEKEILPFCFDNNIGVIVYSPMLSGMLSGAMTKDRAASFAKDDWRRNNREFQEPRLSRNLELVELLRQVGALYGRSAGEVAIAWALRHPVVTGVIVGGRNALQVEGVIGAGEFLLSDEDASRIESFIATMYA, from the coding sequence ATGCTGAAACGTCGTCTTGGAAATACGGATATGGAGATTACTCTCCTCGGGTTTGGAAGTTGGGCGATCGGGGGCGGCAATTGGGCTTACGGATGGGGAGCTCAGAATGATCAGGATGCTGTGGAGGCTATCGTTCGGGCTGTAGATCTCGGCATGAACTGGATTGATACAGCGGCGGTTTACGGGCTCGGCCATGCAGAAGAGCTGGTGGGCAGGGCAGTTGCTTCAATGCAGGAAAAACCGTTTATTTTTACCAAATGCGCTCTGGTATGGGACGAAACCCGATCGGTCAGCAGTTCGCTCAAGGCGGGATCTGTACGCCGGGAATGTGAAGCGAGCCTTCAGCGACTGCAGGTGAACGCCATTGATCTCTATCAGATGCACTGGCCGGATCCGGATGAGGATATCGAGGAGGGCTGGCTGGAGATGGCAAAATTGCAGTCGGAAGGTCTTGTGCGGCATATCGGTGTTTCAAATTTTACGGTTGCCCAGATGCAAAGGGCTCTTGCGATTGCGCCCATCGCTTCACTGCAGCCACCCTATTCCATGTTGCGCCGAGCTATTGAAAAGGAGATTCTTCCTTTCTGTTTCGATAACAACATCGGCGTTATTGTCTATTCCCCTATGTTGTCCGGTATGTTGAGCGGTGCCATGACAAAAGATCGCGCGGCGTCTTTTGCCAAAGATGACTGGCGACGAAATAACAGGGAGTTTCAGGAGCCAAGGCTTTCACGTAACCTTGAACTGGTTGAACTTCTCAGGCAGGTCGGAGCTCTTTACGGCAGATCCGCGGGTGAGGTTGCCATAGCCTGGGCGCTTCGCCATCCTGTGGTGACCGGCGTGATTGTTGGCGGACGCAACGCCCTTCAGGTGGAGGGTGTGATCGGGGCAGGGGAGTTTCTCCTATCAGATGAGGATGCCTCTCGGATAGAGTCGTTTATTGCCACGATGTACGCATAG
- the aqpZ gene encoding aquaporin Z — protein sequence MKKYVAEFVGTFWLVLGGCGSAVLAAAFPDVGIGLLGVSLAFGLTVLTMAYAIGHISGCHLNPAVSVGLWAGGRFPAKELLPYIFAQVAGGIAAGGVLFLIASGKAGFDVHAGFASNGYAEHSPGGYSLISALVTEVVMTMMFLLVILGSTDGRAPKGMAPIAIGLCLTLIHLISIPVTNTSVNPARSTGVAVFVGGWALSQLWLFWIAPIAGALAGAVIYRFIGGSEE from the coding sequence ATGAAAAAATATGTTGCGGAATTTGTCGGCACATTTTGGCTGGTTCTTGGCGGATGTGGAAGCGCAGTGCTTGCGGCTGCTTTTCCTGATGTCGGGATCGGTCTGCTTGGAGTTTCTCTCGCCTTTGGGTTGACTGTTCTGACCATGGCATATGCTATAGGACATATCTCCGGTTGTCATCTTAATCCTGCTGTTTCCGTTGGACTTTGGGCAGGCGGCCGTTTTCCGGCAAAAGAGTTACTGCCCTATATTTTCGCCCAGGTTGCTGGCGGCATTGCGGCAGGCGGCGTTCTTTTTCTGATCGCCAGCGGTAAAGCGGGGTTTGATGTCCATGCGGGTTTTGCGTCAAACGGCTACGCCGAACACTCGCCCGGCGGATATTCGCTTATTTCAGCGCTTGTTACCGAAGTGGTTATGACCATGATGTTTCTGCTTGTCATTCTCGGCTCAACGGATGGTCGGGCTCCGAAGGGAATGGCTCCGATTGCTATCGGTCTTTGTCTTACCCTGATTCATCTTATCAGCATTCCCGTAACCAATACCTCAGTTAATCCTGCCCGCAGTACAGGCGTTGCCGTTTTTGTCGGGGGATGGGCACTATCGCAGCTCTGGCTATTCTGGATTGCTCCGATTGCGGGAGCGCTGGCAGGCGCAGTGATATACCGGTTTATTGGCGGAAGCGAAGAGTGA
- a CDS encoding lmo0937 family membrane protein, translated as MLETIAIILLVLWLLGLVTSYTMGGLIHGLLVIAIVVILIRVIQGRRV; from the coding sequence ATGCTCGAAACCATTGCAATCATCCTGCTTGTCCTCTGGTTACTGGGTCTGGTTACTTCATATACGATGGGCGGGCTTATTCATGGCCTTCTTGTTATAGCAATTGTGGTGATTTTGATTCGTGTCATTCAGGGCCGGCGTGTGTGA
- the istA gene encoding IS21 family transposase encodes MANKALTMLQVRRILKLLMEECSQREIHRSTGIHRVTIKSYLHRFTSSGKPFSELYALSDYDLSVLVHPPRSTKTSDERYADLQPQLQRFSDELNKTNSHVTKQVLWEEYLQDRPTGYQYSQFCYHVDQYIKQHAVTMPQQHEPGYRLQIDFAGDPLWIIDPLTRERIKCPVLVCTLPCSSFFYVEPLSSCRQEHLIPALNRALAYFGGVPKNILSDNMKQVVTTASRYEPVFNDLMEQWALHYQTNMQATRAVRPKDKPSVEGSVHHAYQQIYARLRNEEFTSLSALTYRVRHLLDTANDRLMTDYGKSRRQRFMELEQEFLQPLPLTDFVYKRETTAKVKKNYHVILGEDRCQYSVPHEHIGKIVKLIYDESVVEVFLDFQRIALHQRIVGRRGIYRTVEEHMPESHRRYHQQQGWTEEDFTSKAAAVGPCTEEAVLRLLSSKAFAQQSFDACLGILRLQKKYGTTRLEAACSVALQVPRLNYRLVNNILENNRDKVSVAAGEQRASLLPLHDNIRGKEVYN; translated from the coding sequence ATGGCAAACAAGGCCTTGACTATGTTACAAGTTCGACGTATTCTCAAACTCTTGATGGAGGAGTGTTCCCAACGGGAAATCCATCGCAGTACAGGTATTCACCGCGTCACCATCAAAAGCTATCTGCACCGGTTTACGAGCAGCGGAAAACCGTTTTCAGAGCTGTATGCGCTCTCTGATTACGATCTTTCTGTTCTGGTTCACCCACCCCGTTCCACCAAAACCTCTGATGAACGGTATGCAGATCTCCAGCCCCAACTGCAACGTTTTTCTGATGAGCTGAACAAGACGAACTCTCATGTTACCAAGCAGGTGTTATGGGAAGAGTATCTTCAGGATCGACCTACCGGGTATCAATATTCCCAGTTTTGCTATCACGTGGATCAGTACATAAAACAGCATGCCGTCACCATGCCGCAGCAGCATGAGCCGGGCTACCGACTGCAGATCGACTTTGCTGGTGATCCGCTCTGGATTATCGACCCGCTTACCAGAGAACGCATCAAGTGCCCGGTTCTGGTCTGCACGTTGCCTTGCAGCAGCTTTTTTTACGTTGAACCGCTCTCATCTTGCAGGCAGGAGCACCTGATTCCTGCACTCAATCGGGCGCTTGCCTATTTTGGCGGTGTTCCCAAAAACATCCTGAGCGACAACATGAAACAGGTCGTGACAACAGCATCACGCTATGAGCCTGTTTTCAATGATCTTATGGAACAATGGGCCTTGCACTATCAGACCAACATGCAGGCAACCAGAGCCGTCAGGCCCAAGGATAAGCCATCTGTTGAAGGCTCGGTGCACCATGCTTATCAGCAGATTTACGCAAGGTTGCGCAATGAGGAGTTCACCAGTCTGAGTGCGTTGACGTATCGGGTTCGGCATCTGCTTGATACGGCCAATGATCGGCTGATGACCGATTATGGCAAGAGTCGCAGACAGCGGTTTATGGAACTTGAGCAAGAGTTTTTACAGCCACTGCCGCTGACTGATTTTGTGTACAAGCGTGAAACAACTGCCAAAGTCAAGAAAAATTATCATGTCATTCTGGGCGAAGACCGCTGCCAGTACAGTGTTCCGCATGAGCATATCGGCAAAATCGTCAAGCTGATCTATGATGAATCGGTGGTTGAGGTATTTCTTGATTTCCAGCGTATCGCCTTGCATCAGCGCATCGTCGGACGCCGGGGCATCTACAGAACTGTCGAGGAACATATGCCGGAATCACATCGCCGGTACCATCAGCAACAAGGGTGGACTGAGGAGGACTTTACCAGCAAAGCTGCCGCTGTCGGGCCCTGTACCGAGGAAGCTGTTTTGCGGCTTCTGAGTTCAAAAGCTTTTGCACAACAGAGCTTTGATGCCTGCCTGGGCATTCTCCGGCTCCAGAAAAAGTATGGAACAACAAGACTCGAAGCGGCTTGCAGTGTAGCCCTGCAAGTCCCACGCCTCAACTATCGACTCGTCAACAACATTCTGGAAAACAACAGGGACAAGGTCTCTGTTGCAGCAGGAGAACAGCGTGCATCACTGCTTCCGTTGCATGACAATATTCGCGGTAAAGAAGTCTACAATTAA
- the istB gene encoding IS21-like element helper ATPase IstB, whose product MNTQLTLDQLRSMNLYGMANAYEAAMTLPVHEQPAADMLLGKLVDAEQLFRKEQSTKRYLLQSKIRYPAILEQVHCNAARNLTRDQLLSLSDCSFIRRGENILITGATGCGKSYLACALGRQACSLGYRTLYFGMNRFLERIAQTKLDGTFVRVLNQIERTHLIILDDFGLQPLDATTRIALLQILEDRYGKQAIMITSQLPVAQWHDVIGEPTIADGIMDRLVGNAHRLELKGESLRRKKLDKNV is encoded by the coding sequence ATGAATACCCAGCTTACCCTTGACCAGCTTCGCTCTATGAACCTTTATGGTATGGCAAATGCCTATGAAGCCGCCATGACATTACCGGTTCACGAACAGCCGGCAGCCGATATGCTGCTTGGCAAACTGGTTGATGCCGAACAGCTTTTTCGAAAAGAACAGAGCACAAAACGATACCTGCTGCAAAGCAAAATCCGGTATCCAGCCATCCTCGAACAGGTGCACTGCAACGCCGCCAGAAACCTGACACGGGATCAACTTCTCAGCCTGTCCGACTGTAGTTTTATCCGGCGAGGAGAAAATATTCTTATTACCGGAGCCACCGGATGCGGCAAAAGCTACCTTGCCTGCGCATTGGGCCGGCAGGCCTGTTCACTCGGCTATCGCACCCTGTACTTCGGCATGAACCGATTTCTTGAACGCATTGCCCAGACAAAACTCGACGGAACCTTTGTACGGGTGCTTAACCAGATTGAACGAACACATCTGATTATCCTTGATGATTTCGGCCTCCAACCCCTCGACGCAACGACACGTATTGCTCTGCTGCAAATCCTTGAAGATCGGTATGGAAAACAAGCGATTATGATCACTTCTCAGCTTCCGGTTGCCCAGTGGCATGACGTAATTGGGGAGCCGACAATTGCCGACGGAATCATGGATCGGCTGGTCGGAAATGCTCACCGGCTTGAGCTGAAAGGTGAATCATTAAGAAGGAAGAAACTGGATAAAAATGTGTAA
- a CDS encoding protease inhibitor I42 family protein, whose product MPKKARSPIRMALYLFRTALPSALCFIFFMIAVSCSGYQKASNMTHDFVEKDNDRTVDIRSGDTVRITLPENASTGYRWAVDRSDEEVMTMLSSDAHYTAKAVGAGGEVVFIFEAKKNGAGEVVLKNWRSWEGDSSVTDRFRIRVNVLP is encoded by the coding sequence ATGCCAAAGAAAGCACGATCGCCGATAAGAATGGCTCTATACCTTTTCAGAACAGCGTTGCCGTCAGCGCTGTGTTTTATCTTTTTCATGATTGCGGTCTCCTGTTCCGGTTACCAGAAAGCTTCGAATATGACACATGATTTTGTTGAAAAGGACAATGATCGAACAGTGGATATCCGTTCGGGCGATACGGTACGGATAACCTTGCCGGAGAACGCAAGCACAGGGTATCGCTGGGCGGTTGATCGTTCAGATGAGGAGGTCATGACAATGCTGTCTTCAGACGCACATTACACGGCAAAAGCCGTTGGTGCAGGCGGGGAAGTTGTGTTCATTTTCGAGGCAAAGAAAAACGGTGCTGGCGAGGTCGTCCTGAAGAACTGGCGGTCATGGGAAGGAGACTCGTCGGTTACCGACCGTTTTCGCATCAGGGTCAATGTTCTCCCATAG
- a CDS encoding META domain-containing protein: protein MKKSAVLIAGGCIMMLLSSCRDQVKAESYKNSGKGTPLTAGATGDNSETSLDWNGTYKGILPCADCEGIETALTLTKESTYLLESRYRGKGKQIYVEQGTFSWNTQGNTIQLSGGKDGLGKYFVGENMLIQLDRSGQRVSGALADNYILKKTGLTMAIVSDATLTETYWKLTEVMGKPLKTSAMQKREAHLILKKDGSRVQGFGGCNTFFGSYGLNPGNRIHFDKIASTMMACPDMETESGFFKVLQMADNYAIQGDKLQLNKARMAPLAKFEAVYLK from the coding sequence ATGAAAAAGAGCGCTGTACTTATCGCTGGTGGCTGCATTATGATGCTGTTGAGCAGTTGCAGGGATCAGGTGAAAGCTGAAAGCTATAAAAATTCCGGAAAAGGCACTCCGCTGACAGCGGGAGCTACAGGTGATAACAGCGAAACATCGCTCGACTGGAACGGCACCTACAAAGGGATTCTTCCCTGCGCTGACTGTGAGGGAATCGAAACTGCCCTTACCTTGACTAAAGAGAGTACCTATCTGCTCGAGAGCAGGTATCGTGGAAAAGGAAAACAGATATATGTCGAGCAGGGAACCTTTTCCTGGAATACACAAGGAAATACGATCCAGTTGTCAGGAGGAAAAGATGGGCTTGGAAAGTATTTCGTCGGAGAAAATATGCTTATCCAGCTTGACCGGAGCGGCCAGAGAGTCAGCGGAGCGCTTGCCGACAACTATATCCTGAAAAAAACCGGACTGACAATGGCGATTGTATCTGATGCGACTCTGACTGAAACATACTGGAAGCTGACGGAAGTGATGGGCAAGCCCCTAAAAACATCGGCAATGCAGAAGCGGGAAGCGCACCTCATTCTTAAAAAAGATGGAAGCAGGGTGCAGGGTTTCGGCGGATGCAACACCTTTTTCGGCAGTTACGGGCTGAATCCCGGCAATCGCATTCATTTTGATAAAATAGCCTCAACCATGATGGCCTGTCCCGATATGGAAACGGAATCCGGGTTCTTCAAGGTGCTTCAGATGGCTGACAACTATGCCATACAGGGCGACAAGCTCCAGCTCAACAAAGCAAGAATGGCCCCGCTGGCCAAATTTGAGGCAGTGTATCTGAAGTGA
- a CDS encoding acyl-CoA thioesterase: MKTESERFEIRIEVQSADIDMQNHVNNVVYLQWVQDVATAHWSAIAPQEDQEKLVWVVRRHEIDYKRPALRDDTILARTWIGKASRFAFDRHTEIVRALDGKTLAVARTVWCPVDRNSGRPTEVSHEIRSLFSVIE; this comes from the coding sequence ATGAAAACCGAATCCGAACGTTTTGAAATCCGCATTGAAGTGCAATCTGCTGATATAGACATGCAGAATCATGTCAATAACGTTGTCTATCTCCAATGGGTACAGGATGTCGCAACTGCACACTGGAGCGCCATTGCGCCGCAAGAGGATCAGGAAAAGCTGGTTTGGGTCGTACGCCGCCATGAAATCGACTATAAACGGCCAGCGCTGAGAGACGATACCATCCTTGCCCGGACATGGATCGGAAAGGCCTCACGCTTTGCGTTTGACCGGCATACAGAAATAGTCCGTGCGCTCGACGGAAAAACTCTTGCCGTTGCCCGGACAGTCTGGTGCCCTGTAGATCGCAACTCCGGCAGACCGACAGAGGTAAGTCACGAAATTCGCTCGCTCTTTTCAGTTATCGAGTAA